A genome region from Magnolia sinica isolate HGM2019 chromosome 8, MsV1, whole genome shotgun sequence includes the following:
- the LOC131254137 gene encoding protein MAIN-LIKE 1-like: MAICPEKVVRGARADFPGSMPRHSRNEVDPSRKSADPCCVPCKGRHLSDVAREGGAPAILGGRGVRARWPDWFHAPQPLFFDVLERTPFVDLFRVRLSKTNMSLLSILMERWHAKTHTFHLPFGGWGITSYNIYMQLGLRYNEWSIPFEDDLPIPSPDDWMSLLGMMPDLSEFSGHRFKLLWLFANFTLRIPETQTAAVVKARALILYTMGAMIFCHGNELMSSRLLMLVADITFPTPYNWNAALLTHLYEGLDKASRYLSKSLTGFYPVIEAVPSVKCGTYSYRSGGFSGLAMASHPRRS; encoded by the exons ATGGCGATTTGCCCAGAGAAAGTTGTCAGGGGAGCACGTGCTGACTTCCCAGGCAG CATGCCTCGACATAGTAGAAATGAGGTTGACCCTTCCCGTAAGTCCGCTGATCCATGTTGCGTTCCTTGCAAGGGTCGTCACTTATCTGATGTGGCTAGGGAGGGTGGTGCTCCTGCGATCTTGGGGGGTCGTGGAGTCAGGGCACGTTGGCCCGACTGGTTTCATGCTCCTCAGCCTCTGTTCTTTGACGTACTGGAGCGTACACCTTTTGTTGATCTGTTCCGGGTTCGTCTTAGTAAGACAAACATGTCTCTcttgtccattttgatggaaCGGTGGCATGCAAAGACTCACACTTTCCATTTGCCCTTCGGGGGATGGGGGATCACCTCATACAATATTTATATGCAGCTGGGTCTGAGGTATAATGAGTGGTCCATCCCATTTGAGGATGATCTTCCGATACCTTCTCCTGATGATTGGATGAGCCTGCTGGGGATGATGCCAGATCTTTCTGAATTTTCTGGTCATCGGTTCAAACTACTTTGGCTATTTGCCAATTTCACCCTGCGCATCCCAGAGACTCAGACCGCCGCCGTTGTGAAGGCCCGTGCCTTGATATTGTACACCATGGGGGCAATGATTTTTTGTCACGGGAATGAGCTGATGAGTTCCCGTTTGTTGATGCTTGTGGCTGACATCACCTTCCCCACGCCGTACAATTGGAACGCGGCTCTCCTTACTCATTTGTATGAGGGGTTGGACAAAGCCAGCCGCTACCTCAGCAAGTCTTTGACTGGTTTCTATCCGGTCATAGAG GCCGTACCTTCAGTCAAATGCGGCACTTACTCCTACAGATCAGGAGGCTTTTCAGGCCTCGCGATGGCGTCGCATCCTAGAAGATCCTAG